The stretch of DNA TCTGTCCTGTTCTGCTACGGGACGACCTGCTCCTACAGTAACCTGGGACCACATAGAAAACATCAGTCTAGACAAATCCACCATGGCTGAAGTCACCCATCCCAATGAAACAGTCACTGTCACCATAACTGCCATGGTGGCAKCGTCCAKTCTACCTGACAAAGACACCAGGGTTAGRTGTGTAGCRTCATCCGKYGGKGCCRTCAARGASKTTTCCATGGTGATTCCAACTAGGGATCAAGCTTCATTTGCAGGTGAGAAATGGTTAGTGTTAATACCACCATAATATATTGACATGATCAGGAACATGATGTCATGATTAATTACTGCCTGTGTTCATGATGAAGTACTTCCTGTGTTCATGATGAATTACTGCCTGTGTTCACGATGAAGTACTTCCTGTGTTCATGATGAAGTACTGCCTGTGTATTTCTGTTCTAGGTCAATCTCAGGTCTCTGATGATGACAGGATCAGTGGTAAGTGGTTGTTATTCTAATAATGACAGGTCATAATCAACCTATTGACTGGCTCTTTTCCTATTCAACTTTCAGGTGTAGTGCAGAGCCATATTTcgagtcgtggccaaaagttttgagaatgacacaaatattaattttcacaaagtctgcttccTCTGTgttatggcaatttgcatatactccagaatgttattaagagtgatcagatgaatttgaattaattgcaaagtccctatttgccatgcaaatgaactgaatcccccaaaaacatttccactgcatttcagccctgccacaaaaggaccagctgacatcatgtcagtgattctctcgttaacacaggtgtgagtgttgacgaggacaaggctggaagcATCACGTCCGGCATGCTGATTGAGtgtcgaataacagactggaagcttcaaaaggagggtggtgcttggaatcattgttcttcctctgtctaccatggttacctgcaattaaaccgtgccgtcatcattgctttgcacaaaaaatggcttcacaggcaaggatattgctgccagtaagattgcactaaatcaaaccatttattggatcatcaagaacttcaaggagagcggttcaattgttgtgaagaaggcttcagggcgcccaagaaagtccagcaagccgccaggactgtctcctaaacttgattcagctgcgggatcggggcaccaccagttcagagcttgctcaggaatggcagcaggcaggtgttagTGCATCTGCAGTcacagtgaggcgaatactttggccgggtgtcaagaagggcagcaaagaagccacttctctccaggaaaaacatcagggacagactgatattctgcaaaaggtacagagaTTTGATTGctggtaaagtcattttctctgatgaatcccctttctgattgtttggggcatctggaaaaaagcttgtccagagaagacaagttgagcactaccatcagtcctgtgtcatgccaacagtaaagcatcctgagaccattcatgtatggggttgcttctcagccaagggagtgggctcactcacaattttgcctaagcacaagccatgaataaagaatggtaccaacacatcctccgagagcaacttctcccaaccatccaggaacagtttggtgacgaacaatgccttttctagCATGATGGCGCACCtttccataaggcaaaagtgataactaagtggctcggggaacaaaacatcgatattttgggtccgtGACCAGGAAAATCCCCAGAGCTTAATCCCTTTGAGAACttatggtcaatcctcaagaggcgggtggacaaacaaaaacccacaaattctgacaaactccaagcattgattatgcaagaatgggctgccatcagtcaggatgtggaccagaagttaattgacagcatgccagggtggattgcagaggtcttgaaaaagaagggtcaaaccttcaaatattgactctttgcatcaacttcatggaattgtcaataaaagcctttggcacttatgaaatgcttgtaattatacttcagtattccaaagtaacatctgacaaaatatctaaagacactgaggcagcaaactttgtgaaaatgtatatttgtgtcattctcaaaacttttggccacgactgtacatgcaTGAGGCATTGGTGTAGTGTACCTGGGAAGTTGACCTCTGTCTTCTCTTGTCATCTCTGTCATTCACAGGTACAGTGGTTGGTGCAGTGATGGGTTCAATGTGTCTCATTGCTGGAATCTGTGTAATACTGTGGTTTCTTAAGAGGAGAAAAGACACCTCCTCCAGGTAGAGATACAAACTATTACCTTGAAACTGAACAGTTATTCTGAACTGAATGTGATTTGACTGCCAGTTGTTTACCAGTTGATCTCTAATCTGATGTAGAAAACCCCCAGTTCCTGACCCTGAAACCAGCAGTACTCCAACAAAGACAACAACTGAATGGTGAGACTCATTCTAAAGAACCTTTTAAGGGGTCAATAGGTCCATCAAATCTATTTGTAAGAAAACCTGAAACATGCTAAtataattgttaaaacatttctgcctcacaggtaaaaaaaaaaacgttgctcTTGTCAGTACATTGACATGTTTTATTCATTTCAGGGAAACGCCAACCTCCAGTCCACCAACCAGGGACTCACAAACCTTCACTCCATCACGAATGTGAATAGTTTTACAACTTTATGTCATTATCTTTATAAAGTGCTTAAAACAGGGAAGAATAGAACGTTACAAAAGAATGATGTACATCTGTGGTGGTCATGGAGTAGtcatggtgacagcatcatgcacTCAGCTGCATGTTAATATCTGTTCTGCTTTGTGACTCATGTCACTAATGCACTACATATTCTCTCAACTTGGGAAAGATGTGTATTTCTGTGATCATAGAGTGGTCATGTTTATTATGTCAGTTTTTACATCACTGTCCGCAGGGCCCTTTCTAGCTTTTTGCACTTCCTCTTGGCAGCTTAAAAGTTAATATCCTGCAATTTAACAGTATGTTGAGACCGCGACTGACTTCCTAAAACatatgatatatactgtatagaaaAACATTGTTTTGGTTGGGGGCCCCCTAGTCGCTGTGGGGCCCTAAGCAGCCGCTCACTTCACTTAAGCCTAGAAACGGCACTGACTGTTACCACAGATAATATGGTTCTTATCAATACGTTGACCATGTTCATTTCTTTCAGGACCACACCAATCTCCAGTCCATTCACAATGTGAGTATTTGTACAACTTTATTTGATCATCCTGGTAGAATGCTTGAAACAGATGATTGTGAATGTTAAAATGGGTTACAATAACCCCAAAATTCAAACATTactcaaaaatgtactttttgtgttTCAGGTTAGACTCCCTCAGCTCCTCAGCCAAGCATATAATGCAACAAGCACAAGATGTTGTGAAGAAGTAGGTTTAAGTTCTCTTGTTTTTTGGGGTGGGGTTTTTATACCGTATTCTCTCATTGAACGAGAAGCTCTGGAATTATGTTTTGAGGTGGTAGTCATGGTGACTGCATACATACAAATGAGTTGCATGTTGTTATGTTACTCCTGTCACTAATATAGGATACTCCattcagtcaatatttaaattacCTTCTTTTATACAGATTATCTCCTGCGAGACCAGATGACCTGCAATGTAGAAGGTGAGCTGAAATAATCATAAATAATTACAAAGATGCAGTCCAGgtcagaagtatatattttttaaataaatatctaCGCCATTCTGTTGTATCTATCTTAGGAAACTTTTATAGGGTTACGAGGACTGAGTGACTACCatactgtctcacacacacatctgtgtggTTCGGAGACTGTCTATCCATAGGCATTGTGGGTACTGAATAGTGGACTGAATGGCTGACACACATAGCCTGCTGGTTATTGTATATATAAACAGTATGTAATATAGTAAATATAGTTTGTAGTTGGTTAATGATGAAACATGATAAATCCACACTAGACTTGTTCGTGGTTTTATTCTTCACTTTTTTATAAATCAAATGTTGTATATTATAGTCTACACAATGTCATAATGTAGACTACTTTAATGGTGTGTGTTATGATATTATAGACTACACAATGTCAAAATGTAGACTACTTTATGATGTGGTGTTGTGATATTATAACCTACACAATGTCATATGTAGACTACTTTAATGGTGTGTGTTATGATATTATAACCTACATAATGTAGACTACTTTCATggtgtgtatgttttgttttcttcacTTTTTATAAATCAAATGCTGCAATATTCTCAATGTGTTGATGTCCTTTGGTGTGTTTGTTTCTACTTTTATTAATAAAATGTTCAAACAATACGGTAATGTATGTTGTGACATCGCTTGTTATACAATGTGTCATAAATCTGCTGCTGGCAATGCTTCAAGAGTGAATTGTCTTTGATTCTTCTGCCACTCAAGAGACCAACCAAAGATACAAACAATTGCCACTAGGGTCACCTAAATATAACTAGAGAGAGATAGTTGAGAAAGGGATTGATACTGTAGTTTTACAGCGCTCATGCAACTGCGCGCCACCAATG from Salvelinus sp. IW2-2015 unplaced genomic scaffold, ASM291031v2 Un_scaffold2525, whole genome shotgun sequence encodes:
- the LOC112074177 gene encoding nectin-1-like isoform X2 encodes the protein MARVKSYLTLLLLFLPEGFSQLVRTQQVVTATMGEDAHFSCRLMKPKDVLQVTWQKETSGATENVATYNKRFGPVVNPPFQRNVEFEDEGLQNCSIVIRGVSRGDESCYKCLFNAYPEGAISGRTCLQINELYGPSLIITQTNNSHTTLSCSATGRPAPTVTWDHIENISLDKSTMAEVTHPNETVTVTITAMVAXSXLPDKDTRVRCVASSXGAXKXXSMVIPTRDQASFAGTVVGAVMGSMCLIAGICVILWFLKRRKDTSSRKPPVPDPETSSTPTKTTTEWETPTSSPPTRDSQTFTPSRMTTPISSPFTMLDSLSSSAKHIMQQAQDVVKKLSPARPDDLQCRRKLL
- the LOC112074177 gene encoding nectin-4-like isoform X3 — encoded protein: MGEDAHFSCRLMKPKDVLQVTWQKETSGATENVATYNKRFGPVVNPPFQRNVEFEDEGLQNCSIVIRGVSRGDESCYKCLFNAYPEGAISGRTCLQINELYGPSLIITQTNNSHTTLSCSATGRPAPTVTWDHIENISLDKSTMAEVTHPNETVTVTITAMVAXSXLPDKDTRVRCVASSXGAXKXXSMVIPTRDQASFAGQSQVSDDDRISGTVVGAVMGSMCLIAGICVILWFLKRRKDTSSRKPPVPDPETSSTPTKTTTEWETPTSSPPTRDSQTFTPSRMTTPISSPFTMLDSLSSSAKHIMQQAQDVVKKLSPARPDDLQCRRKLL
- the LOC112074177 gene encoding nectin-4-like isoform X1, with the protein product MARVKSYLTLLLLFLPEGFSQLVRTQQVVTATMGEDAHFSCRLMKPKDVLQVTWQKETSGATENVATYNKRFGPVVNPPFQRNVEFEDEGLQNCSIVIRGVSRGDESCYKCLFNAYPEGAISGRTCLQINELYGPSLIITQTNNSHTTLSCSATGRPAPTVTWDHIENISLDKSTMAEVTHPNETVTVTITAMVAXSXLPDKDTRVRCVASSXGAXKXXSMVIPTRDQASFAGQSQVSDDDRISGTVVGAVMGSMCLIAGICVILWFLKRRKDTSSRKPPVPDPETSSTPTKTTTEWETPTSSPPTRDSQTFTPSRMTTPISSPFTMLDSLSSSAKHIMQQAQDVVKKLSPARPDDLQCRRKLL